In one window of Helianthus annuus cultivar XRQ/B chromosome 17, HanXRQr2.0-SUNRISE, whole genome shotgun sequence DNA:
- the LOC110921513 gene encoding CRM-domain containing factor CFM9, mitochondrial — protein MFATKNLQKRCFQTLTSRFITNYSKDVKLLTDVTTNLKPSYAVVRSEFGIRDDNWLWSCFDGRRMYSTSKGRSMRSKVEMRMKKESGKTLREIQRAKKLQKKLMTDEERLIYNLKRAKKKVALLLQKLKKYELPELPPPRHDPELLTPEQIQALKKIGFRNRNYVPVGVRGVFGGVVQNMHMHWKFHETVQVCCDNFPKEKIKEMATMLARLSGGIVVNIHNVKTIIMFRGRNYRQPKNLIPINTLTKRKALFKARFEQALDSQKLNIKKIEQQLRRMNINPDDPVAMASIQRVASTFFNAIDKKEGSPYVFQGEKHSGPGPATVNIKEPESGEDSDQEELDKFIAEIEDAADKEWEVEEAAEKEEVNRIRYLYREDYDGRYTKPGMGRMAPQRGGGSENDEVDDDGDEVDSDEGPSYDVPKVERWKSGKNGRAANGGRFNSRDEEESESEDVLDDLENIMFESDEENESKSSIKATNYENERKEKTTKNADEDWDSD, from the exons ATGTTCGCAACAAAGAACCTTCAAAAGCGCTGCTTTCAAACCCTCACATCCCGCTTCATCACCAATTACTCCAA GGATGTGAAGCTGTTAACAGATGTTACGACCAATTTGAAACCGAGTTATGCTGTTGTTCGGTCCGAATTTGGGATCAGAGATGATAATTGGTTGTGGAGTTGTTTCGATGGGCGTCGGATGTATTCGACATCAAAAGGAAGGAGTATGAGGAGTAAAGTGGAGATGCGGATGAAGAAAGAGTCTGGGAAAACACTAAGGGAGATCCAGCGAGCTAAGAAGCTTCAGAAGAAGTTGATGACTGATGAAGAACGCCTCATTTACAATCTTAAAAGA GCTAAGAAGAAAGTGGCATTACTGCTTCAAAAGCTGAAAAAATACGAGCTGCCGGAGTTACCACCTCCAAGGCATGATCCTGAGCTATTGACCCCTGAGCAAATTCAGGCGTTAAAAAAGATCGGTTTCAGAAACAGAAATTACGTACCGGTTGGTGTTCGTGGAGTGTTTGGAGGTGTGGTTCAAAACATGCACATGCATTGGAAGTTCCATGAAACCGTGCAAGTTTGCTGTGATAACTTCCCGAAAGAAAAGATTAAGGAAATGGCAACCATGCTTGCAAGATTAAGTGGTGGCATTGTAGTCAACATACATAACGTCAAAACGATCATCATGTTCCGCGGTAGAAATTACAGACAACCCAAGAATTTGATACCAATCAACACGCTTACCAAAAGAAAG GCGTTATTCAAAGCGAGATTTGAACAAGCGCTCGATTCTCAAAAACTTAACATAAAGAAAATAGAGCAGCAACTTAGGAGAATGAACATAAATCCCGATGATCCAGTTGCAATGGCGAGCATACAAAGAGTGGCATCGACTTTCTTTAACGCGATAGACAAAAAAGAAGGAAGCCCGTATGTCTTCCAGGGTGAAAAACACAGTGGGCCCGGGCCCGCTACTGTAAACATTAAGGAACCGGAATCTGGCGAAGACAGTGATCAAGAAGAACTTGATAAGTTCATAGCGGAGATAGAAGATGCGGCTGATAAAGAATGGGAAGTGGAAGAAGCCGCAGAGAAAGAAGAAGTTAACAGAATTCGGTATTTGTATCGGGAAGATTATGATGGTAGATATACGAAACCGGGAATGGGCAGGATGGCCCCACAGAGGGGTGGTGGTAGTGAGAATGATGAGGTGGATGATGACGGCGATGAAGTTGACTCAGATGAAGGTCCGTCTTATGATGTTCCTAAAGTGGAAAGATGGAAGAGTGGTAAGAATGGAAGAGCGGCTAATGGTGGGAGATTTAACAGCAGAGATGAAGAAGAATCTGAGTCGGAAGACGTGTTGGATGATTTGGAAAATATCATGTTTGAATCGGATGAAGAAAATGAATCAAAGTCGTCAATAAAAGCTACAAattatgaaaatgaaagaaaggAGAAAACAACGAAAAATGCGGACGAAGATTGGGATAGCGATTAG